In Variovorax paradoxus, a single genomic region encodes these proteins:
- a CDS encoding LysR family transcriptional regulator has translation MPLPHSLLKIDLHMLACLEALIAERSVTRAAERMEISQPAMSTVLGRLREALRDPLLVRTARGMVPTPRGEELAGVVRFHLRGLTAELMESEPFDPTTARASVSIATTDFTGVLLLPRVLARLRQEAPGIRIHVRLPDPNHIREWLEEGECDIAIGLFPDLAEGLRVSELFEDPLSCIVSRTHPTIRGTLSLAQYMECSHIVFGSPFAPISTVDQAIDRALSALGLVRKVSVQLASILLPPHVAAQTDLIATTPTRLAKYFSNILPVRVFDPPFEIPDLRFSLVWHERTHRMGPHHFVRSLVRDIATSPGEILQTVP, from the coding sequence ATGCCCCTGCCCCACTCCCTGCTGAAGATCGATCTGCACATGCTGGCCTGCCTCGAAGCTCTCATTGCCGAGAGGTCCGTGACGCGCGCGGCGGAAAGAATGGAGATCAGCCAGCCCGCGATGAGCACGGTGCTCGGGCGGCTCAGAGAGGCCCTGCGCGATCCCCTCCTCGTTCGAACGGCCCGCGGGATGGTGCCGACACCTCGGGGCGAGGAGCTCGCCGGCGTCGTGCGCTTTCACCTTCGCGGACTCACCGCCGAGTTGATGGAGAGCGAACCCTTCGACCCCACGACGGCACGGGCGAGCGTCAGTATCGCTACGACCGATTTCACGGGCGTGCTGCTTCTTCCGCGCGTGCTGGCGCGTCTTCGGCAAGAGGCACCGGGCATCCGCATTCATGTTCGTTTGCCGGACCCGAACCACATACGGGAGTGGCTGGAGGAAGGCGAATGCGACATTGCCATCGGCCTTTTCCCGGATCTGGCCGAAGGACTGAGGGTTTCGGAACTCTTCGAGGACCCGTTGAGCTGCATCGTCAGCCGGACACATCCGACGATCCGTGGAACCCTCAGCCTCGCCCAGTACATGGAGTGTTCTCACATCGTGTTCGGGTCACCGTTTGCTCCGATCTCCACCGTGGACCAGGCCATCGATCGCGCCCTGTCTGCGTTGGGTCTGGTGAGGAAAGTAAGCGTGCAGCTGGCTTCCATCCTGCTCCCGCCGCATGTCGCGGCGCAAACCGACCTGATCGCCACGACGCCAACGCGGCTTGCGAAGTACTTTTCGAACATCCTGCCCGTGCGCGTGTTCGATCCTCCCTTCGAAATTCCCGATCTTCGCTTCTCTCTGGTCTGGCACGAAAGAACGCATCGCATGGGGCCCCATCACTTCGTGCGCAGCCTCGTACGCGATATCGCGACCAGTCCCGGCGAAATCCTGCAAACCGTACCGTGA
- a CDS encoding LysR family transcriptional regulator translates to MDVQALGLLVDIIEAGNLSKAAAMLGMSRANVSQRINRFERELGAQLLRRTTRQLEPTELGMKLYAHGRAVRHEVKAAAEAVSSLGKGLQGMIRLSVPSGYGQLRMSGWLSEFMERHPEITLHVIFDNDIEELVRGSVDFAVRVMAEPPAHLVARELGPVRYVACATASFIARHGMPASLEELKQLPLITSQQTGERLSMTGVQMGGQRSPQTRPRLISANFHFLCDAIAQGLGVGLVPDYMVQAPIARGEMQALALQDGDLDFLSTQKFLLYMPSRYQTQAVRTLIDFLVGKERG, encoded by the coding sequence ATAGATGTTCAAGCCCTGGGCCTGCTGGTCGACATCATCGAAGCCGGTAACCTGAGCAAGGCGGCCGCCATGCTGGGCATGAGCCGGGCCAACGTGAGCCAGCGGATCAACCGCTTCGAGCGCGAGCTCGGCGCGCAGCTGCTGCGGCGCACCACGCGCCAGCTCGAACCCACCGAGCTGGGCATGAAGCTGTACGCGCACGGGCGTGCCGTACGGCACGAGGTGAAGGCCGCGGCCGAGGCCGTGAGCAGCCTTGGCAAGGGCCTGCAGGGAATGATCCGCCTGAGTGTGCCCAGCGGCTATGGGCAGTTGCGCATGTCGGGATGGCTTTCGGAGTTCATGGAGCGGCATCCGGAGATCACGCTGCACGTGATCTTCGACAACGACATCGAGGAACTGGTGAGGGGCTCGGTCGATTTCGCGGTGCGCGTGATGGCCGAACCGCCGGCGCACCTGGTGGCCCGCGAACTGGGGCCCGTGCGCTACGTGGCGTGTGCGACCGCCTCGTTCATCGCGCGGCACGGAATGCCTGCGAGCCTCGAAGAGCTGAAGCAGCTGCCGCTCATCACGTCGCAGCAGACCGGCGAACGCCTGAGCATGACCGGCGTGCAGATGGGCGGGCAGCGGTCACCGCAGACGCGGCCGCGGCTGATCTCCGCCAACTTTCATTTCCTGTGCGATGCGATCGCGCAGGGCCTGGGCGTGGGGCTGGTGCCGGACTACATGGTGCAGGCGCCCATTGCGCGTGGAGAGATGCAGGCGCTGGCGCTGCAGGATGGCGACCTGGACTTCCTGTCGACGCAGAAGTTTCTGCTTTATATGCCCAGCAGGTACCAGACGCAGGCAGTGCGGACGCTGATTGATTTTCTGGTGGGCAAGGAGCGGGGATAG
- a CDS encoding MFS transporter → MAHVSARLDPASFSHMPTGDTSASLYDRDTLTPRQKFVVGVSAFAQMVDFLDFFLISFVITYIVGPWQLSVGQTTIILLSAGIGASFGSFICGAIADRVGRRPVFLCTIALFTLCTGALALIPDGAWIWLTVLRFFVGFGATGMYSTNIPLLQEFMPTKKRSFATGLVASFIPVGVMLGSAIVFLFGTAVGWRGLFGIGFALGALLLAVGWRVPESPLWFISKDERARARRSLAWALDESEDRVVVPAKAQDQPADRVTVRELFQYPRKVIVSWVSILGSQVAYYGLTLWAPALLVAILHTTPSHAAFLLIFCNLADMGARLIFAYVSERAGRRLIGILQGFVGAALLVATSLTANAFIGGVSVFWLLLMATYFFVSGGFSVTVPYVAEIWPSRLRATGLGSAYGVGSLGKIVGPLGLGLVLGTSKVTVDAVFPAFCYLAAFLLLTGIVFLWLAEETRGRRFEDAA, encoded by the coding sequence ATGGCCCACGTCAGTGCGAGGCTCGATCCTGCCTCGTTCTCCCACATGCCAACAGGCGACACCTCTGCGTCGCTCTACGACCGCGACACCCTCACGCCGCGGCAGAAGTTCGTCGTCGGAGTGTCCGCATTCGCGCAGATGGTCGACTTCCTCGACTTCTTTCTCATCAGCTTCGTCATCACCTACATCGTCGGCCCGTGGCAACTGTCCGTCGGGCAGACAACCATCATCCTGCTTTCGGCGGGCATCGGTGCGAGCTTCGGCAGCTTCATCTGCGGTGCCATCGCCGACCGTGTCGGCAGGCGTCCGGTGTTCCTGTGCACCATTGCACTGTTCACGCTGTGCACCGGCGCCCTCGCGTTGATCCCCGATGGCGCCTGGATCTGGTTGACCGTGCTGCGGTTCTTCGTGGGTTTCGGCGCCACGGGCATGTATTCGACGAACATTCCGCTGCTCCAGGAATTCATGCCGACAAAGAAGCGCAGCTTCGCCACGGGCCTGGTCGCAAGCTTCATCCCCGTCGGCGTGATGCTGGGCTCGGCGATCGTGTTTCTCTTCGGAACTGCCGTCGGCTGGCGGGGGCTCTTCGGCATCGGGTTCGCCTTGGGCGCCTTGCTTCTTGCCGTCGGATGGCGGGTTCCGGAGTCTCCCCTGTGGTTCATCTCGAAAGACGAACGAGCGCGTGCCCGACGCAGCCTGGCATGGGCGCTGGATGAATCGGAGGATCGCGTCGTGGTTCCTGCCAAGGCGCAGGATCAGCCCGCCGACCGCGTGACGGTTCGCGAGCTCTTTCAGTACCCGAGGAAGGTCATCGTCAGCTGGGTCAGCATTCTCGGGTCACAGGTGGCCTACTACGGCCTGACCCTCTGGGCACCGGCATTGCTCGTGGCGATCCTGCACACGACACCCTCGCACGCCGCCTTTCTGCTGATCTTCTGCAACTTGGCCGACATGGGGGCCCGGCTCATCTTTGCCTATGTCTCGGAGCGCGCGGGCAGAAGGCTGATCGGGATCCTCCAGGGCTTTGTCGGCGCCGCGCTCCTGGTCGCGACCAGCCTCACCGCCAACGCGTTCATCGGGGGCGTGTCCGTCTTCTGGCTCCTGCTGATGGCCACCTACTTCTTTGTCAGTGGCGGGTTCTCCGTGACGGTCCCGTATGTGGCGGAAATCTGGCCGTCACGCCTTCGCGCGACAGGCCTCGGGTCCGCCTACGGCGTGGGAAGCCTGGGGAAGATCGTCGGGCCGCTTGGCCTCGGGCTGGTGCTGGGAACGTCGAAGGTCACGGTCGACGCGGTCTTTCCGGCGTTTTGCTACCTGGCCGCATTCCTGCTGCTGACGGGCATCGTTTTTCTCTGGCTGGCCGAAGAAACACGAGGGCGCAGGTTCGAGGACGCGGCCTGA
- a CDS encoding enolase C-terminal domain-like protein, with the protein MSELKIKGVRARAVNVPLEYPVRTSVGVVATSPLVLIDLETNVGVTGRAYVFTYTPLALAATRCLVETLGSAIVGRPVAPLDIDAYFAGRLRLLGKTGMTAMACAGLDMALWDALAVHQGVPLVTLLGGTPKQIPAYDSHSMDGQEVGVLRARKSVSQGFRAIKTKIGYPTLERDLEVVRALRQAIGQGVELMADYNQGLTAPEAARRIRALADEGISWIEEPIIQEDLAGHARLRSAGLPIQMGENWCGPEQMQLALAAGACDLAMPDAMKIGGVTGWMRAAALGQAAGIPMSSHIFQEVSAHLLSVTPTAHWLERMDLAGPVLDGGLRFEEGFAKCPELPGTGIAWNERAVAQYAL; encoded by the coding sequence ATGAGCGAGCTGAAGATCAAGGGCGTCAGGGCGCGCGCCGTCAATGTCCCGCTGGAGTACCCGGTGCGCACCAGCGTGGGCGTGGTCGCGACATCGCCGCTGGTGTTGATAGACCTCGAGACGAACGTGGGTGTGACGGGACGGGCCTACGTGTTCACCTACACGCCGCTCGCGCTCGCGGCGACGAGGTGCCTGGTCGAGACGCTGGGCAGTGCCATCGTCGGGCGGCCCGTGGCACCGCTGGACATCGACGCGTACTTTGCCGGGCGACTGCGCCTTCTCGGCAAGACGGGGATGACGGCGATGGCCTGCGCCGGTCTCGACATGGCCTTGTGGGACGCGCTCGCCGTTCATCAAGGCGTTCCGCTTGTCACGTTGCTCGGCGGCACGCCCAAACAGATTCCGGCATACGACAGCCACAGCATGGACGGACAGGAGGTCGGCGTGCTGCGCGCGCGCAAGTCCGTGTCGCAGGGCTTTCGCGCGATCAAGACGAAGATCGGCTACCCGACACTCGAGCGCGACCTGGAGGTCGTGCGCGCGCTCAGGCAAGCGATCGGCCAGGGCGTCGAACTCATGGCCGACTACAACCAGGGTTTGACGGCCCCCGAGGCGGCCCGCCGGATCCGTGCCTTGGCCGACGAAGGCATCTCATGGATCGAGGAGCCCATCATTCAGGAGGACCTCGCCGGACATGCACGCCTGCGGTCGGCGGGACTGCCGATACAGATGGGAGAGAACTGGTGCGGTCCCGAGCAGATGCAACTTGCGTTGGCTGCCGGCGCTTGCGACCTCGCCATGCCCGATGCCATGAAGATCGGCGGCGTCACCGGCTGGATGCGCGCCGCGGCGCTGGGACAGGCTGCCGGGATTCCGATGTCCAGCCATATCTTTCAGGAGGTCAGTGCCCACCTCCTGTCCGTGACGCCGACGGCACACTGGCTGGAGCGCATGGACCTTGCCGGTCCCGTACTCGACGGTGGACTGCGCTTCGAGGAGGGTTTCGCCAAGTGCCCTGAGCTGCCTGGGACCGGCATTGCCTGGAACGAGCGCGCGGTGGCCCAGTACGCTCTTTGA
- a CDS encoding ABC transporter ATP-binding protein, whose translation MKNSNSTILEVEDLRAGYGRIEALHGVSIRLDAGELVALVGANGAGKTTLLRTISGLLPSRAGRVRFLGQDISRSSPDIRVRMGLAQVLEGRQVFGPLSVQDNLRLGAFVHREAADERMRRMYDLFPVLKQKKDLPAGTLSGGQQQMLAMARALMSAPKALLLDEPSMGLAPLLVRDIFRVIKELKDAGTPILLVEQNARAALAIADRGYVLETGKMTLEGPAQRLQDDERVRSAYLGL comes from the coding sequence ATGAAGAACAGCAATTCCACGATCCTCGAAGTCGAGGACCTGCGCGCGGGCTATGGCCGGATCGAGGCGCTGCATGGGGTGTCGATCCGGCTGGATGCCGGGGAACTGGTGGCGCTGGTGGGTGCCAATGGTGCGGGAAAGACGACGCTCCTGCGCACCATCTCCGGTCTCTTGCCCTCGCGCGCCGGCCGCGTCCGGTTTCTCGGGCAGGACATCTCCCGGTCATCGCCCGACATCAGGGTTCGCATGGGCCTGGCGCAGGTTCTCGAGGGCCGGCAGGTTTTCGGGCCCCTGAGCGTGCAGGACAACCTGCGCCTGGGTGCGTTCGTCCACCGCGAGGCGGCCGACGAACGCATGCGCCGGATGTACGACCTTTTCCCGGTCCTGAAGCAGAAGAAGGACCTGCCGGCGGGCACGCTGTCCGGAGGCCAGCAACAGATGCTGGCAATGGCACGGGCACTCATGAGCGCGCCCAAGGCCCTTCTTCTCGACGAGCCCTCGATGGGCCTGGCCCCCTTGCTCGTGCGCGACATCTTTCGGGTGATCAAGGAACTGAAGGACGCGGGAACGCCGATCCTGCTGGTCGAGCAGAACGCGCGTGCCGCCTTGGCCATCGCCGACCGAGGCTACGTGCTGGAAACAGGAAAGATGACGCTGGAAGGCCCGGCGCAAAGGCTGCAGGACGACGAGCGGGTCCGATCTGCCTACCTGGGACTGTGA
- a CDS encoding Bug family tripartite tricarboxylate transporter substrate binding protein, translating into MNQAHISRRHLLATGAAGALSTLGLPAFADDAAWPAKIVKMVVAFPAGGPTDTAARIASQKLGERLGTSIVVDNRPGASGSIGTAQFIKSPADGNTLSMFGMPALLAPLLYKNGAYDVEKDFMCVATVYDLPMAIVINPALMPGVDSLQGLIAQAKAAKTPLNYTSSGAGSFGHLAMEQLKDLGGFDMQHVPYRGSAPAVTDLLGGQLGVMFADVVAALPHIKSGKLRAVAVSSPRGNVLLPGVKTVSAQGFPNFDFDSWGGLIAPLGTPASVVTRINKELSDILAKDKDVQDKLVHAGAIAAYQPAAAMRKRLSADAARWTKVAKDKNISAV; encoded by the coding sequence ATGAACCAAGCTCACATCAGCCGCCGCCACCTGCTGGCCACGGGCGCCGCAGGCGCGCTTTCCACCCTCGGCCTGCCGGCCTTCGCAGACGACGCCGCATGGCCGGCCAAGATCGTCAAGATGGTCGTGGCCTTTCCCGCGGGCGGCCCGACCGACACGGCCGCGCGCATCGCGTCGCAAAAGCTCGGCGAGCGCCTGGGCACCTCGATCGTGGTGGACAACCGTCCGGGCGCGTCCGGCTCCATCGGCACGGCCCAGTTCATCAAGTCGCCGGCCGACGGCAACACGCTGTCGATGTTCGGCATGCCGGCCCTGCTGGCGCCGCTGCTGTACAAGAACGGCGCCTACGACGTGGAGAAGGACTTCATGTGCGTGGCCACGGTGTACGACCTGCCCATGGCCATCGTCATCAACCCGGCCCTGATGCCGGGCGTCGACTCGCTGCAAGGCCTGATCGCGCAGGCCAAGGCCGCGAAGACGCCGCTGAACTACACCAGCTCGGGCGCCGGGAGCTTCGGCCACCTGGCCATGGAGCAGTTGAAGGATCTGGGCGGCTTCGACATGCAGCACGTCCCCTATCGCGGCAGCGCGCCGGCCGTGACCGACCTGCTGGGCGGCCAGCTCGGCGTGATGTTCGCCGACGTGGTCGCGGCCCTGCCGCACATCAAGTCGGGCAAGCTGCGCGCCGTGGCCGTCAGCTCGCCGCGCGGCAACGTGCTGCTGCCGGGCGTGAAGACGGTGTCGGCCCAGGGCTTCCCCAATTTCGACTTCGATTCGTGGGGCGGGCTCATCGCCCCGCTGGGCACGCCTGCGTCCGTGGTGACGCGCATCAACAAGGAACTCTCCGACATCCTCGCCAAGGACAAGGACGTGCAGGACAAGCTGGTCCATGCCGGAGCCATCGCCGCGTACCAGCCGGCCGCGGCCATGCGCAAGCGGCTGTCCGCGGACGCCGCGCGCTGGACCAAGGTGGCCAAGGACAAGAACATCAGCGCAGTCTGA
- a CDS encoding CaiB/BaiF CoA transferase family protein: MPQAAHVQPLAGLRVLDLSRVLAGPMCAMALADLGADVIKVEHPSRGDDTRDWGVRVGARNTSYFNSANRNKRSVTIDLQSAAGAQIARELAEKSDVVIENFKVGGADKLGLGYEQLSASNPRLVYCSISGYARSTSEAQRPGYDLLVQGEAGIMAMNGEAGQGPLKFGVAAVDMFTGMYAGQAILAALYERHATGRGRHVQMALYDCGLMITSYYGMEALLKAGDPPKFGNAHPSIVPYGVFDAADGPVVITVGNNGQFVRFCEQVVGRPEWATDPRFATNTERSANREILLPLVREALRGLRRQELLASLAAASIPCGEVLGMHEALTSPRTAQANLLHHFDDPEAGRQSVLAPPYVMDGERAPVRRPPPHLGQHTDEVLRDVLAMDDQAIAAARAQQAI, translated from the coding sequence ATGCCTCAAGCCGCTCATGTCCAGCCCCTGGCTGGCCTTCGTGTTCTCGACCTGTCCCGCGTGCTCGCGGGCCCGATGTGCGCCATGGCGCTGGCCGACCTGGGCGCCGACGTCATCAAGGTCGAGCATCCCAGCCGAGGCGACGACACGCGCGACTGGGGTGTGCGCGTGGGCGCACGGAATACCTCGTACTTCAACAGCGCCAACCGCAACAAGCGCTCCGTCACCATCGACCTGCAATCCGCCGCGGGCGCGCAGATCGCGCGCGAACTTGCCGAGAAATCGGACGTGGTCATCGAGAACTTCAAGGTCGGCGGCGCCGACAAGCTGGGCCTGGGCTACGAGCAGCTCAGCGCATCGAACCCGCGCCTGGTCTATTGCTCCATCTCCGGCTATGCGCGAAGCACGTCGGAAGCGCAGCGCCCGGGCTACGACCTGCTGGTGCAGGGCGAGGCCGGCATCATGGCCATGAACGGCGAAGCGGGCCAGGGGCCGCTGAAGTTCGGCGTGGCCGCGGTGGACATGTTTACCGGCATGTACGCGGGCCAGGCCATCCTGGCCGCTTTGTACGAGCGCCACGCCACCGGGCGCGGGCGCCATGTGCAGATGGCGCTGTACGACTGCGGCCTGATGATCACCTCGTACTACGGCATGGAGGCCCTGCTGAAGGCGGGCGACCCGCCCAAGTTCGGCAACGCGCATCCCTCGATCGTTCCCTACGGCGTCTTCGATGCCGCGGACGGCCCCGTGGTCATCACGGTGGGCAACAACGGGCAGTTCGTGCGCTTCTGCGAGCAGGTCGTCGGCCGGCCCGAGTGGGCCACCGACCCACGCTTTGCCACCAACACCGAACGCTCGGCCAACCGCGAGATCCTGCTGCCGCTGGTGCGCGAAGCGCTGCGCGGATTGCGCCGCCAAGAGCTGCTCGCCAGCCTGGCGGCCGCCAGCATTCCCTGCGGCGAAGTGCTCGGCATGCACGAGGCACTGACGTCGCCACGCACCGCCCAGGCCAATTTGCTGCACCACTTCGACGACCCGGAGGCCGGCCGGCAAAGCGTGCTGGCGCCCCCCTACGTGATGGACGGCGAGCGCGCGCCCGTGCGCCGGCCGCCGCCCCATCTCGGGCAGCACACCGACGAAGTGCTGCGCGACGTGCTGGCCATGGACGACCAGGCCATCGCCGCGGCGCGCGCGCAGCAGGCGATCTGA
- a CDS encoding cupin domain-containing protein, with protein MTIEIIKPARAEVLKGVARFKELSGVSTGLPDMELPSCNRTFYNVLGFVQPKGEEEYSPFGDAVVPRIAHLSTGFGAAFVKARPGCGVLMHAHDTSESFMPVAGRWKVEWEGAEGTTGVVLDPLDFIAVPVGVQRRFECLSAPDGESEGTLFAIISGEAPVVEWSPEAVAEISRHADARHLAAEQVAS; from the coding sequence ATGACCATCGAGATCATCAAACCCGCCCGCGCCGAAGTGCTCAAGGGTGTCGCGCGTTTCAAGGAACTGAGCGGCGTCAGCACCGGCCTGCCCGACATGGAACTGCCGAGCTGCAACCGGACCTTCTACAACGTGCTGGGCTTCGTCCAGCCCAAGGGCGAGGAGGAATACTCGCCGTTCGGCGACGCGGTGGTGCCCAGGATCGCGCACCTCAGCACCGGATTCGGCGCGGCGTTCGTGAAGGCGCGTCCGGGTTGCGGCGTCCTGATGCATGCCCACGACACCAGCGAGAGTTTCATGCCGGTCGCCGGCCGATGGAAGGTGGAGTGGGAAGGGGCGGAGGGAACGACCGGCGTCGTCCTGGACCCGCTGGACTTCATCGCCGTCCCCGTGGGCGTCCAGCGCCGTTTCGAATGCCTGAGCGCACCGGACGGCGAGTCGGAAGGCACGCTCTTTGCCATCATCTCCGGCGAGGCTCCCGTCGTCGAATGGTCGCCGGAAGCCGTGGCCGAGATATCTCGGCACGCCGATGCCAGGCATCTCGCCGCCGAGCAGGTGGCTTCGTGA
- a CDS encoding DUF1566 domain-containing protein: MTSRPLHALTTAILVAGFLATPAAAQLRAASAGPATVKVPPTGARVCVGLQQDGWPAPQACSEAGPLTLISKQDGMLRAGEPDYEAIAGQPLTSCVRDRVSGLIWEGKPDSGKLAWMRTQAGPKGTGMLTDTYGPHNHPAPGSRANTDAYSYHGDGRPGDAMAYVAQVNAMGLCGFTDWRLPTVAELHGLVDLGELVDARSTQWPAERAAVDGRWLPNTVPGNYLSAEPDDENRMWCVSFAAGFVYSCNRRMERKPQPLFVRLVRGPQVPETGRWREVPDKHGVPGGVVEDRYTGLAWRRCEEPQAWNGERCTGTARRYDYVQALQLASAQTGWRLPTIKEVNSLAERWFKKQDIPAADFPSSGTQPLHEGYWSSTVCSGGSATPQARAWIRGWALGNGGDISCEARLMRLGVRLVRE, from the coding sequence GTGACATCTCGGCCCCTTCATGCGCTGACCACAGCGATCCTCGTGGCGGGGTTTCTCGCCACGCCCGCGGCTGCGCAGCTGCGCGCAGCCAGCGCCGGTCCGGCAACGGTGAAGGTTCCACCCACCGGCGCGCGCGTGTGCGTGGGCCTGCAGCAGGACGGCTGGCCGGCACCGCAGGCGTGCTCGGAGGCTGGACCGCTGACCCTGATCTCCAAACAGGACGGCATGTTGCGGGCGGGCGAACCCGACTACGAAGCGATCGCCGGCCAGCCCTTGACCTCGTGCGTGCGCGATCGGGTGTCCGGCCTGATCTGGGAGGGCAAGCCAGACAGCGGCAAGCTGGCGTGGATGAGGACGCAGGCCGGGCCGAAGGGCACCGGCATGCTGACCGACACCTACGGCCCGCACAACCACCCGGCGCCGGGCAGCCGGGCCAATACCGACGCCTACTCCTACCATGGAGATGGCCGACCGGGCGACGCAATGGCCTATGTGGCGCAGGTGAACGCGATGGGGTTGTGTGGATTCACCGATTGGCGCCTGCCCACGGTGGCCGAACTGCATGGACTGGTCGATCTGGGAGAACTGGTCGATGCACGGTCCACGCAGTGGCCGGCCGAACGCGCCGCCGTCGATGGACGATGGCTTCCGAACACAGTGCCGGGGAACTACCTGAGCGCCGAGCCGGACGACGAGAACCGCATGTGGTGCGTGAGCTTCGCGGCCGGATTTGTCTATAGCTGCAATCGCAGGATGGAAAGAAAGCCGCAGCCGTTGTTCGTGCGCCTTGTGCGCGGCCCCCAAGTACCGGAAACGGGACGCTGGCGCGAGGTACCGGACAAGCACGGCGTACCTGGCGGCGTGGTCGAGGACCGCTACACCGGTCTGGCATGGCGCCGCTGCGAGGAACCTCAGGCATGGAATGGCGAACGCTGCACCGGGACGGCCAGGCGCTATGACTATGTGCAAGCCCTGCAACTTGCCAGCGCGCAAACGGGCTGGCGCCTTCCGACGATCAAGGAGGTGAACAGCCTTGCAGAGCGTTGGTTCAAGAAACAGGACATTCCCGCTGCCGATTTCCCGTCGTCCGGCACGCAACCTCTGCACGAGGGCTACTGGTCCTCCACCGTCTGCAGCGGCGGCTCTGCAACACCGCAAGCCCGCGCGTGGATCAGAGGGTGGGCGCTGGGGAATGGAGGGGATATCTCCTGCGAGGCGCGTCTCATGCGCCTCGGGGTTCGGCTCGTGCGAGAGTGA
- a CDS encoding alpha/beta fold hydrolase produces the protein MSIERLAQFQARFPERLIGVGGAEWRVRQTSPAAVHLMLLPGAQGTADVFYKTALDLDGRINCITVTPPAWSEIDRLADGLEELLDVLGLAKVNLLGSSLFGFLAQVFAAKHPDRVGMLFLASTFFDASQIQRALPSPEELARLAPEVVASELPGWLVPQSEASARPNEVKTLLKTMIGTRQPFATLKSRAMALALCQPARIVPLPPERIVVIDADDDPVVPPDARKALRERYRGSTLYNLRGGGHYPAILTPDAFAQAISKAVAR, from the coding sequence GTGAGCATCGAGCGGCTGGCGCAATTCCAGGCGCGCTTTCCTGAACGGCTCATCGGTGTGGGCGGCGCGGAATGGCGCGTTCGCCAGACCTCGCCGGCCGCGGTGCACCTGATGCTGCTGCCGGGCGCGCAAGGGACAGCGGATGTTTTCTACAAGACGGCCCTTGATCTCGACGGACGCATCAACTGCATCACGGTGACGCCGCCGGCCTGGTCGGAAATCGACCGCCTGGCCGACGGGCTGGAGGAACTGCTCGACGTGCTCGGGCTCGCCAAGGTGAACCTGCTCGGGTCCTCGCTGTTCGGGTTCCTCGCCCAGGTGTTCGCCGCAAAGCATCCCGACCGGGTTGGCATGCTGTTCCTGGCGAGCACCTTCTTCGATGCATCGCAGATCCAGCGCGCGCTGCCCTCGCCGGAGGAGCTGGCCAGGCTGGCGCCGGAGGTGGTGGCCAGCGAACTCCCCGGCTGGCTCGTTCCGCAGAGCGAAGCGTCGGCGCGCCCGAACGAAGTCAAGACGCTCCTGAAAACGATGATCGGAACCCGGCAGCCGTTCGCCACCTTGAAGAGCCGAGCCATGGCGCTGGCGCTTTGCCAACCGGCGCGGATCGTTCCCTTGCCGCCGGAGCGCATCGTCGTCATCGATGCCGACGACGACCCCGTCGTCCCGCCTGATGCCCGCAAGGCACTGCGAGAGCGGTATCGCGGCAGCACGCTGTACAACCTCCGTGGCGGTGGCCACTACCCCGCAATCCTCACGCCCGATGCGTTCGCGCAGGCGATCTCGAAGGCTGTTGCCCGCTAG